The window ACGATGCCAGCGACTATTTCTCGATCCCCTCCAACCGCGTGGTCGAGATCGGGACTCAGGTGCTGATCTGAGCCGCCGGGCGGCGCGGCGCCTGCGCCCGCGCCGCCCGCCGCAAGGCCTGCGGCGGCTGGCCGAAGGCGCGCAGGAAGGCCCGGCGCATGCGCTCGGGGTCACGGAAGCCCGAGTGCCGCGCCACCTCCTCCAGCGGCTCGAAGCCGGCCTCGACCCGGAGCCGCGCCGCTTCGGCCCGGAGCCGCTCCACCGCCCTGGCCGGCGTCTCCCCGGTCTCCGCCAGGAAGGCGCGCCCGAACTGGCGCGGGCTGAGGCAGGCCGCGCCGGCCAGGCGCTCCACCGGCAGCGCCTCGTGCAGGTGCTCGCGGGCGAAGGCGAGCGCGGCGCGGATGCGGTCCGAGGACGGATCGAGGTCGATCAGCGCCGAGAACTGCGACTGGCCGCCGGGGCGGCGGTGATAGACCACCAGCTCCCGCGCCACCGCCCGCGCCACCTCGAGCCCGAGGTCGTCCTCGATCAGGGCGAGCGCCAGGTCGATGCCGGCGGTGATGCCGGCCGAGGTCCAGACCGGGCCGTCCTGGATGAAGATCCGGTCGGCCTCGACCTTGAGGCCGGGATGGTCGCGCTGCAGGCGCAAGGCGCGCTGCCAATGGGTGGTGACGCGCCGCCCGTCGAGGATCCCGGCGGCCGCGAGCAGGAAGGCGCCGCTGCACACGCTCGTCACGCGCCGCGCCGCCGGCGCTGCCCGGCTGAGGAAGCCGAGCAGGGCCGGCGAGGAGCGGGCGGCATAGACCCCGCCGCCGCCGACCGCGACCAGCGTGTCGAACACGGCCTCGCCGAGCGGCTCGGTCTCGACCCTCAGCCCGCAGGAGCTCGCCACCGGGCCGCCCGTCTCCGACAGCACCGCCGGGCGATAGGCCGGCGGCGCCGCGCGCCGGCTGGCCATGTCGAAGGCCGAGAGCGGCCCCGTCAGGTCCAGGATCTGGAAGTCGGGGAAGACCAGGAAGGCGATGCCGCGAGTCATGTCTGAAAACGAGGGATCAATGTCGTTTGCGCCGCAACCCTGATCGATCATCCTGCCGGCGTCAAAGAGGAACTCCGCCATGGCTTCGCCCCTCCGCGTCGTCTTCCC is drawn from Labrys wisconsinensis and contains these coding sequences:
- a CDS encoding GlxA family transcriptional regulator, which translates into the protein MTRGIAFLVFPDFQILDLTGPLSAFDMASRRAAPPAYRPAVLSETGGPVASSCGLRVETEPLGEAVFDTLVAVGGGGVYAARSSPALLGFLSRAAPAARRVTSVCSGAFLLAAAGILDGRRVTTHWQRALRLQRDHPGLKVEADRIFIQDGPVWTSAGITAGIDLALALIEDDLGLEVARAVARELVVYHRRPGGQSQFSALIDLDPSSDRIRAALAFAREHLHEALPVERLAGAACLSPRQFGRAFLAETGETPARAVERLRAEAARLRVEAGFEPLEEVARHSGFRDPERMRRAFLRAFGQPPQALRRAARAQAPRRPAAQIST